One genomic region from Vannielia litorea encodes:
- the ligA gene encoding NAD-dependent DNA ligase LigA has protein sequence MPDQPDSTSRETDDIGALSAAEAEAELARLAALLGQANDAYHAADAPVMDDAEYDALKRRNAAIEAAFPDLKRGDSPSDQVGAAPSETFSKVRHAVRMLSLGNAFEDGDVVEFDRSVRSYLGRDEGLAYTAEPKIDGLSLSLRYEGGKLVQAATRGDGETGENVTANARTIADIPEEVEGAPEVMEVRGEVYMSHEDFAALNERQEAAGAKLFANPRNAAAGSLRQLDAEITRARPLRFFAYAWGELSEPLAETQFAAIERLAKMGFSTNPLTALCDGPEEMLAHYRSIEQKRATLGYDIDGVVYKVNDLALQGRLGFRSTTPRWAIAHKFPAELAWTWLREIEIQVGRTGALSPVARLEPVTVGGVVVSNATLHNEDYIAGRDAKGGEIRGGKDIRPGDWVQVYRAGDVIPKVADVDLAKRPADAKPYVFPETCPECGSPAIREEGDAVRRCTGGLICPAQAVEKLKHFVSRAAFDIEGLGAKQVEAFYGDDQLAVKEPADIFTLKARDAENMTKLANRDGWGETSAKNLFQAIDEKREIALGRLIFGLGIRHVGEVAAQDLARHYGAWEAMAEALDRARPAALAHRAGEEAAEAERAKAAAEGRRAKLAEARAAAAPDVPPEAAEAWADLIGTDGIGPTLALSLSDAFANPDERAAMDRLLPHLSPQAPVARATGSPVAGKTVVFTGTLEKMTRAEAKARAEALGAKVSGSVSAKTDLLVAGPGAGSKAKKAADLGVETIDEDGWLTLIGDA, from the coding sequence ATGCCTGACCAGCCTGACAGCACGTCGCGCGAGACGGATGACATCGGCGCATTGAGCGCGGCAGAGGCCGAGGCCGAGCTGGCGCGGCTGGCAGCGCTGCTGGGGCAGGCGAATGACGCCTATCACGCCGCCGATGCGCCGGTGATGGATGACGCCGAGTACGATGCGCTGAAGCGGCGCAATGCGGCGATCGAAGCGGCCTTTCCCGACCTGAAACGGGGCGACTCGCCCTCCGATCAGGTGGGCGCGGCGCCTTCGGAGACCTTCTCCAAGGTGCGCCATGCTGTGCGGATGCTCTCGCTGGGCAACGCCTTTGAGGATGGCGACGTGGTGGAGTTCGACCGGTCGGTGCGATCGTATCTGGGCCGCGACGAGGGGCTCGCCTATACCGCCGAACCCAAGATCGACGGGCTTTCGCTGAGCCTGCGCTACGAGGGCGGCAAGCTCGTGCAAGCGGCCACCCGGGGCGATGGCGAGACCGGCGAAAACGTGACCGCCAACGCCCGAACGATTGCCGACATCCCAGAAGAAGTCGAGGGCGCGCCGGAGGTGATGGAGGTGCGCGGCGAGGTCTACATGAGCCACGAGGACTTCGCGGCGCTGAACGAAAGGCAGGAGGCGGCGGGAGCCAAGCTCTTCGCCAACCCGCGCAACGCCGCCGCGGGCTCGCTCCGCCAGCTCGATGCCGAAATCACCCGTGCCCGGCCGCTGAGGTTCTTTGCCTACGCTTGGGGCGAGCTTTCGGAGCCGCTTGCCGAGACGCAGTTTGCCGCAATCGAACGGCTGGCCAAGATGGGGTTTTCGACCAACCCCCTCACCGCGCTCTGCGACGGGCCGGAGGAGATGCTGGCGCATTACCGCAGCATCGAGCAGAAGCGCGCGACGCTGGGCTATGACATCGACGGCGTTGTTTACAAGGTGAACGATCTCGCCCTGCAGGGGCGGCTTGGCTTTCGGTCCACCACGCCGCGATGGGCGATTGCGCACAAGTTCCCTGCCGAGCTGGCCTGGACCTGGCTGCGGGAGATCGAGATTCAGGTGGGCCGGACCGGGGCGCTCAGCCCGGTGGCGCGGCTGGAGCCGGTGACGGTGGGCGGCGTGGTGGTGAGCAACGCGACGCTGCACAACGAGGATTACATCGCCGGGCGCGATGCCAAGGGTGGCGAGATCCGAGGCGGCAAGGACATTCGGCCCGGTGATTGGGTGCAGGTCTACCGCGCGGGAGACGTGATCCCGAAGGTGGCGGACGTGGACCTCGCCAAGCGGCCTGCCGATGCGAAGCCCTACGTCTTCCCCGAGACTTGCCCGGAATGCGGCTCGCCCGCGATCCGCGAGGAGGGCGACGCGGTGCGGCGCTGCACCGGCGGGCTGATCTGCCCGGCGCAGGCGGTGGAGAAGCTGAAGCATTTCGTCTCCCGCGCGGCCTTCGACATCGAGGGGCTGGGGGCCAAGCAGGTTGAGGCCTTTTATGGCGATGACCAGCTCGCGGTGAAGGAGCCGGCGGACATTTTCACGCTGAAGGCGCGTGATGCGGAGAACATGACCAAACTCGCCAATCGCGATGGCTGGGGCGAAACTAGTGCGAAGAACCTGTTTCAAGCTATTGATGAAAAGCGTGAAATCGCGCTTGGTCGGCTGATTTTCGGGCTGGGTATCCGGCATGTGGGCGAGGTCGCAGCGCAAGACTTGGCGCGGCACTACGGCGCTTGGGAGGCAATGGCCGAGGCGCTGGATCGCGCCCGACCCGCCGCGCTGGCCCATCGGGCGGGCGAAGAGGCGGCCGAGGCCGAGCGGGCGAAGGCGGCCGCCGAGGGGCGGCGCGCGAAGCTGGCCGAGGCGCGGGCCGCAGCCGCCCCGGATGTGCCGCCAGAGGCCGCCGAGGCCTGGGCCGATCTGATCGGCACCGATGGCATCGGCCCGACGCTGGCCCTCTCGCTCTCCGACGCCTTCGCCAACCCCGACGAGCGCGCGGCGATGGACAGGCTCCTGCCGCATCTCAGCCCGCAGGCCCCGGTGGCGCGGGCAACCGGCAGCCCCGTGGCGGGCAAAACCGTGGTCTTCACCGGCACGCTCGAGAAGATGACCCGCGCCGAGGCCAAGGCGCGGGCGGAGGCGCTGGGGGCCAAGGTTTCGGGCAGCGTTTCGGCCAAGACCGACCTGCTGGTGGCCGGGCCGGGCGCGGGCAGCAAGGCCAAAAAGGCGGCAGACCTGGGCGTGGAAACCATTGATGAGGACGGCTGGCTCACCCTCATCGGGGACGCATGA
- the ctrA gene encoding response regulator transcription factor CtrA, producing MRILLVEDDPTTSKSIEMMLTHANLNVYSTDLGEEGIDLAKLYDYDLILLDLNLPDMTGHEVLRQLRLARIDTPILILSGADDTENKIKGFGFGADDYLTKPFHREELVARIHAIIRRSKGHAQSVIKTGKIVVNLDAKTVEVDARPVHLTGKEYQMLELLSLRKGTTLTKEMFLNHLYGGMDEPELKIIDVFICKLRKKLATATGGDNYIETVWGRGYVLRDPEPMEDSGDSRMAVGA from the coding sequence ATGCGTATACTCTTGGTTGAAGACGATCCTACCACCTCCAAAAGCATCGAGATGATGCTCACCCATGCCAACCTCAACGTGTATTCTACCGACCTCGGTGAGGAGGGGATCGATCTTGCCAAGCTCTACGACTACGACCTCATCCTGCTGGACCTGAACCTGCCCGACATGACCGGGCACGAGGTGCTGCGCCAGCTGCGGCTCGCCCGGATCGATACGCCCATACTGATCCTCTCGGGCGCGGATGACACCGAAAACAAGATCAAGGGCTTCGGGTTTGGTGCCGACGACTACCTCACCAAGCCATTCCATCGCGAGGAACTGGTGGCGCGGATCCACGCGATCATCCGCCGCTCCAAGGGCCACGCGCAGAGCGTGATCAAGACCGGCAAGATTGTGGTGAACCTCGATGCCAAGACCGTGGAGGTGGATGCGCGCCCCGTGCACCTGACCGGCAAGGAATACCAGATGCTGGAGCTTCTGAGCCTGCGCAAGGGCACGACGCTCACCAAGGAGATGTTCCTCAACCACCTCTACGGCGGCATGGATGAGCCGGAACTGAAGATCATTGACGTGTTCATCTGCAAGCTGCGCAAGAAGCTGGCCACCGCGACGGGCGGTGACAACTATATCGAGACAGTCTGGGGCCGCGGCTACGTGCTGCGCGACCCTGAGCCGATGGAAGACAGCGGCGACAGCCGGATGGCCGTAGGCGCCTGA
- a CDS encoding DUF1153 domain-containing protein — MFLKRIDGPRAVTLPDGSVMTRADLPPRDTRRWVASRKAAVVRAVENGLISIEECKETYGVSEEEYTSWSSAVEQHGEQALKATSLQKFR; from the coding sequence ATGTTCCTCAAACGCATAGATGGTCCCCGCGCGGTGACGCTGCCAGACGGCTCGGTGATGACCCGGGCCGATTTGCCGCCGCGTGACACCCGCAGATGGGTCGCGAGCCGCAAGGCGGCGGTGGTCCGTGCCGTAGAGAACGGGTTGATTTCTATCGAAGAATGCAAGGAGACCTATGGAGTCTCCGAGGAAGAGTACACAAGCTGGTCCAGCGCGGTGGAGCAGCACGGCGAACAGGCGCTGAAGGCCACGAGCTTGCAGAAATTCCGCTGA